A single Brevundimonas sp. M20 DNA region contains:
- a CDS encoding riboflavin synthase gives MFTGIVTDIGRVRKVEQTARDRRYEVETVWDTSGIDLGASISHAGCCLTVTEKGPGWFAVEVSGETLSKTNLGDWAEGHRVNLERAARLGDELGGHIVSGHVDGLGKVVSITPEGGSHRIEIEAPASLHRFIAPKGSITVDGVSLTVNAVEGQVFGLNIIPHTWEATTLGALKVGDAVNLEIDMLARYLARWQETA, from the coding sequence ATGTTCACCGGAATCGTCACCGACATCGGCCGCGTCCGTAAGGTCGAGCAGACCGCGCGGGACCGCCGCTATGAGGTCGAGACGGTCTGGGATACCTCCGGCATCGATCTGGGCGCCTCCATCAGCCATGCGGGCTGTTGCCTGACGGTGACGGAAAAAGGCCCCGGGTGGTTTGCTGTCGAGGTTTCGGGCGAGACCCTGTCGAAGACCAACCTCGGCGATTGGGCTGAAGGTCACCGGGTCAATCTGGAACGGGCCGCCAGGCTGGGCGACGAACTGGGCGGTCACATCGTCTCGGGCCACGTCGATGGTCTGGGCAAGGTCGTGTCGATCACGCCCGAGGGCGGTTCGCATCGCATCGAGATCGAGGCGCCGGCGTCTCTGCACCGCTTCATCGCGCCCAAGGGTTCGATCACCGTCGATGGCGTCTCCCTGACCGTGAACGCGGTCGAGGGTCAGGTTTTCGGCCTGAACATCATCCCCCACACGTGGGAAGCGACCACGCTCGGCGCGCTGAAAGTCGGGGATGCCGTGAATCTCGAGATTGATATGCTGGCGCGATACCTCGCGCGGTGGCAGGAGACCGCATGA
- the thiL gene encoding thiamine-phosphate kinase, translated as MAGIDVAGEFETIRRLLAPLAHSEWARDLRDDVAVLPTRPGHDLVLTKDTIVEGVHFLPADPLDTVAQKLLRVNLSDLAAKGAEPFGYLLSCGWSERCGWPERQLFVEGLARDQKAFGLSLLGGDTVVTPGPATFSATLLGWSPKGRTVSRSGARPGDLVFVTGFIGDGWLGLQAAQEKLALEPERLAALVDHYRTPMPRLIFADVIRDMATASLDVSDGLIADLGHIAESSGVRIDIDLEVTPRSPAGQAWFATRVDEEAALERLATGGDDYEIAFTASAKDEPALRREAERRHIWLTCLGRVTEGRGVTARFGGKPVEIASPGFSHR; from the coding sequence ATGGCGGGAATCGACGTCGCCGGTGAGTTCGAAACGATCCGGCGGCTCCTCGCCCCGCTGGCCCATTCCGAGTGGGCCCGCGACCTGAGAGACGACGTCGCGGTCCTGCCAACCCGCCCCGGTCACGATCTGGTTCTGACCAAGGACACCATCGTCGAGGGCGTTCACTTCCTGCCCGCCGATCCACTGGACACCGTGGCCCAGAAGCTGCTGCGGGTGAACCTGTCCGATCTGGCCGCCAAGGGCGCCGAGCCCTTCGGCTACCTTCTGTCCTGCGGCTGGTCAGAACGTTGCGGCTGGCCCGAGCGTCAGCTCTTCGTTGAGGGGCTGGCCCGGGATCAGAAGGCGTTCGGACTGTCCCTGCTCGGTGGAGACACCGTCGTCACCCCCGGTCCGGCGACCTTCTCCGCCACCTTGCTGGGTTGGTCGCCCAAGGGGCGCACCGTCAGCCGCAGCGGCGCGCGGCCGGGCGATCTGGTCTTCGTCACCGGCTTCATCGGCGACGGCTGGCTGGGCCTCCAGGCCGCGCAGGAGAAGCTGGCCCTGGAGCCCGAGCGGCTGGCGGCGCTGGTCGATCACTACCGCACGCCGATGCCGCGGCTGATCTTCGCCGATGTGATCCGCGACATGGCCACGGCCTCGCTGGACGTGTCCGATGGCCTGATCGCCGATCTGGGCCACATCGCCGAGAGTAGCGGCGTCCGCATCGACATCGATCTGGAGGTCACGCCCCGCTCGCCTGCCGGGCAGGCCTGGTTCGCCACGCGAGTGGACGAGGAGGCGGCTCTGGAGCGGCTGGCCACAGGCGGCGACGATTATGAGATCGCCTTCACCGCCTCAGCCAAGGACGAGCCCGCCCTGCGCCGCGAGGCCGAGCGTCGCCACATCTGGCTGACCTGTCTGGGCCGGGTGACGGAGGGCAGGGGGGTCACCGCCCGCTTCGGGGGCAAGCCGGTCGAGATCGCCAGCCCCGGCTTCAGTCACCGCTGA
- a CDS encoding ubiquinol-cytochrome C chaperone family protein, with translation MLQNLLRSFRRERVGDGLYEQVVRQAREPRFYTALGVPDRIDARFELYTLHMLLLTMRLKDEGTEQGGDAGQQLFDTYVSALDHTLRELGVGDVSVGKKMRKLGESLYGRMSAYEQPLRDGDAALLAERLARNVLESETASDGDALAAYALNSRTQLAAQSFADVMKAPAWAEVSA, from the coding sequence ATGCTTCAAAATCTTCTCCGATCTTTCCGCCGAGAACGCGTTGGCGACGGCCTTTACGAGCAGGTGGTGCGTCAGGCGCGCGAGCCGCGCTTCTACACGGCGCTGGGCGTGCCGGACCGCATCGACGCGCGTTTCGAGCTCTACACCTTGCACATGCTGCTGCTGACCATGCGTCTGAAGGACGAGGGAACGGAGCAGGGCGGTGATGCGGGCCAGCAGCTGTTCGACACCTATGTGTCGGCTCTGGACCACACATTGCGTGAACTGGGCGTCGGCGACGTCTCTGTCGGCAAGAAGATGCGCAAGCTGGGCGAAAGCCTGTACGGTCGCATGAGCGCCTATGAACAACCGCTGCGGGACGGCGACGCCGCCCTGTTGGCCGAACGGCTGGCCCGCAATGTGCTGGAAAGCGAAACGGCCTCGGACGGCGATGCGCTGGCCGCCTATGCCCTGAACAGCCGGACGCAACTGGCGGCGCAGTCGTTCGCCGATGTGATGAAGGCGCCCGCATGGGCCGAGGTGTCGGCATGA
- the nrdR gene encoding transcriptional regulator NrdR, translating to MKCPFCGNQDTQVKDSRPSDDGAAIRRRRSCPQCNGRFTTFERVQLRELVILKRNGRRTPFDRDKLERSLGIALRKRPVQPEQIEQLVSRITRQLESLGETEIPSSTVGDFIMKALKGVDEVAYVRYASVYKDFRHTGDFARFLGDEGLDDETGGR from the coding sequence ATGAAGTGCCCCTTCTGCGGAAATCAGGACACCCAGGTGAAGGACAGCCGCCCGTCGGATGACGGCGCGGCCATCCGTCGTCGCCGGTCCTGCCCGCAGTGCAACGGGCGCTTCACGACGTTCGAACGTGTCCAGTTGCGCGAACTGGTCATCCTGAAGCGGAACGGCCGTCGCACGCCCTTCGACCGCGACAAGCTGGAACGCTCTCTGGGCATCGCCCTGCGCAAGCGGCCGGTCCAGCCCGAGCAGATCGAACAGCTGGTCAGCCGGATCACCCGACAGCTGGAAAGCCTGGGCGAGACCGAGATCCCGTCCTCGACCGTCGGCGACTTCATCATGAAGGCGCTGAAGGGCGTCGATGAGGTCGCTTACGTCCGCTACGCCTCGGTCTACAAGGACTTCCGCCACACCGGCGATTTCGCCCGCTTCCTCGGCGACGAGGGTCTGGACGACGAGACCGGCGGCCGTTGA
- the nusB gene encoding transcription antitermination factor NusB, which produces MTEPNSLKSVLEQLAEAEKSRAEPALTSRQRRARTVARLAAVQALYQMELAGEGVDTVITEFSNHRFDADIEGEPLAEADEAYFADIVRGVVDRQRSIDEAVKARLASNWRMERLDSTLRALLRAGAWELMASRDVPKEIIIDEYVELAKAFFDDSEAKFVNAALDGVARDVRG; this is translated from the coding sequence GTGACCGAACCGAACAGCCTCAAGTCCGTCCTCGAGCAACTCGCCGAGGCCGAAAAGTCCCGCGCCGAACCGGCCCTGACCTCGCGTCAGCGCCGCGCCCGCACTGTCGCCCGCCTCGCAGCCGTCCAGGCGCTCTACCAGATGGAGCTGGCCGGCGAGGGGGTCGACACCGTCATCACCGAGTTCTCGAACCATCGCTTCGACGCCGACATCGAGGGCGAACCCCTTGCTGAAGCCGATGAAGCCTATTTCGCCGATATCGTGCGCGGCGTCGTGGACCGGCAGCGGTCGATCGACGAGGCCGTGAAGGCCCGTCTGGCCTCGAACTGGCGGATGGAGCGTCTCGATTCGACCCTGCGCGCCCTGCTGCGCGCCGGCGCCTGGGAACTGATGGCCAGTCGCGATGTGCCCAAGGAGATCATCATCGACGAGTACGTCGAGCTGGCCAAAGCCTTCTTCGACGACTCCGAGGCCAAGTTCGTCAACGCGGCGCTGGACGGCGTCGCGCGGGACGTTCGGGGCTAG
- a CDS encoding outer membrane protein assembly factor BamE produces the protein MLRSKLLFAALSATVLTAGCAPIVGQNGFQAIDARPADIVAGTDTRQTVLTKLGSPSTTSTFESDTIWYYMTQITEKYTYNVPRVTQRSVTEITFNEAGEVANVRTLGLADGEQLTMNGRETPTRGRQLTILEQLLGNVARGQLPRTDEDQPGQRRPD, from the coding sequence ATGCTCCGTTCGAAGCTTCTTTTCGCCGCTCTTTCGGCCACTGTCCTGACCGCCGGCTGCGCGCCAATCGTGGGCCAGAACGGCTTCCAGGCCATTGACGCCCGTCCCGCCGACATCGTCGCCGGCACGGACACCCGTCAAACGGTTCTGACCAAGCTGGGCTCGCCCTCAACGACCTCGACCTTCGAGAGCGACACGATCTGGTACTACATGACCCAGATCACCGAGAAATATACCTACAACGTCCCCCGCGTGACCCAGCGCAGCGTGACCGAGATCACCTTCAACGAGGCCGGCGAGGTCGCCAACGTCCGCACCCTGGGTCTGGCGGACGGTGAACAGCTCACCATGAACGGTCGCGAGACCCCGACCCGGGGTCGCCAGCTGACCATCCTCGAACAGCTGCTGGGCAACGTGGCCCGCGGCCAGCTGCCGCGCACCGACGAGGACCAGCCCGGCCAGCGCCGTCCGGACTAA
- a CDS encoding methyltransferase — MLDNLTLSPAPSRPDIRLYAAHAASGLDRLSVDDAAPAPYWAWGWGGGAALANYLKDHPEAVAGRRVLDLGCGSGIVGIAAMKAGAVSVLAVDIDPNAAAAAALNAEANGVVIETLCADLLDGPPPDVEVVLAGDVFYSRALARRSLPFLRRCRDAGGLVLIGDPGRASLPRTRLKQIAALDVPDFGSPTPCPAGVYQLRGDARG, encoded by the coding sequence ATCCTCGACAACCTGACCCTTTCGCCCGCGCCTTCAAGGCCGGATATCCGCCTGTATGCGGCCCACGCGGCCAGCGGGCTGGACCGCCTGTCCGTCGATGACGCCGCGCCAGCGCCCTACTGGGCCTGGGGCTGGGGCGGCGGCGCGGCGTTGGCGAATTATCTGAAAGATCATCCCGAAGCGGTCGCGGGGCGCCGCGTCCTCGATCTCGGCTGCGGCTCCGGTATCGTCGGCATCGCGGCGATGAAGGCGGGCGCGGTCTCTGTGCTGGCCGTGGATATCGACCCGAACGCCGCCGCCGCAGCAGCACTGAACGCCGAAGCCAACGGCGTCGTCATCGAGACCCTGTGCGCCGACCTGCTGGACGGTCCGCCGCCGGACGTCGAGGTCGTGCTGGCCGGGGACGTCTTCTACAGCCGCGCGCTGGCGCGCCGGAGCCTGCCCTTCCTGCGTCGGTGCCGGGACGCCGGGGGATTGGTCCTGATCGGCGACCCGGGCCGGGCCAGCCTGCCGCGCACCCGCCTGAAACAGATCGCCGCCCTTGACGTCCCGGACTTCGGCAGTCCGACCCCGTGCCCGGCAGGGGTCTATCAACTGCGCGGCGATGCGCGCGGTTGA
- a CDS encoding RibD family protein — MAVKVTLKLATSLDGRIATASGESKWITGEAARLEGHRLRAAHDAILVGVGTVLADDPELTARLPGRSVDQPLRVVLDSTLRTPVTAKVASGGTLILTTAEPATVGSARVERVEAEDGRPSPGAALAALARAGVRSVLIEGGGQVAAAFLRAGLVERIEWFRAPILLGGDGLPCVAALALAKLADAPKFRRLSVEPVGDDLWERYDVLR; from the coding sequence ATGGCCGTCAAGGTCACGTTGAAGCTGGCGACCTCCCTCGACGGACGGATCGCCACGGCTTCCGGCGAAAGCAAATGGATCACCGGCGAGGCGGCGCGGCTGGAAGGCCATCGCCTGCGCGCGGCTCACGACGCCATTCTGGTCGGCGTCGGCACGGTTCTGGCCGACGATCCCGAGCTGACCGCCCGCCTGCCGGGCCGGTCGGTGGATCAGCCCTTGCGCGTGGTGCTGGACAGCACTCTTCGCACGCCTGTGACCGCCAAGGTGGCTTCCGGCGGCACCCTGATCCTGACCACGGCCGAACCCGCGACTGTCGGCTCCGCCCGCGTCGAACGCGTCGAGGCCGAGGATGGCCGCCCGTCGCCCGGGGCCGCTCTGGCCGCGCTCGCCAGGGCCGGGGTGCGATCAGTCCTCATCGAGGGGGGAGGGCAGGTCGCCGCCGCCTTCCTGCGCGCCGGACTGGTGGAGCGCATCGAATGGTTCCGCGCGCCGATCCTTCTGGGTGGGGACGGATTGCCCTGCGTCGCCGCCCTGGCCCTTGCGAAGCTGGCCGATGCCCCCAAGTTCCGGCGTCTGTCCGTCGAACCCGTCGGCGACGATCTGTGGGAACGCTATGACGTGCTCCGCTGA
- the glyA gene encoding serine hydroxymethyltransferase yields MERRHFRGFPVTAYTHADYFSKSLADADPDIFKGIQGELGRQQEQIELIASENIVSKAVLDAQGSVLTNKYAEGYPGRRYYGGCEFVDITEDLARERAKELFGAAFANVQPHSGAQANQAVFFTLLQPGDTFLGMDLACGGHLTHGSPANQSGKWFRPVTYKVSEDTHLIDYDHVAEMAEREKPKLILAGASAYSRHIDFKRFREIADSVGAYLMVDMAHYAGLIAGGVYPDPIPHADVVTTTTHKTLRGPRGGMILSRDADLGKKINSAVFPGLQGGPLEHVIAAKAVAFGEALKPEFKLYAQQVVKNAQALSAVLIDRGLAIVSGGTDSHLMLVDLRPKGVTGKATEHELEKALMTCNKNGVPFDTAPFTITSGVRLGTPAGTTRGFGEAEFQQIGHWIADVVSSMNGGDEADPAVVAAVAAQVRELTHRFPIYG; encoded by the coding sequence ATGGAGCGCCGCCATTTTCGGGGATTCCCAGTGACCGCCTACACCCACGCCGACTACTTCTCGAAATCCCTCGCGGACGCCGATCCGGATATCTTCAAGGGTATCCAGGGCGAACTGGGCCGTCAGCAGGAGCAGATCGAGCTGATCGCGTCCGAGAACATCGTCTCGAAGGCGGTGCTGGACGCGCAGGGCTCGGTCCTGACCAACAAATACGCCGAGGGCTATCCCGGTCGTCGCTACTACGGCGGCTGCGAGTTCGTGGACATCACCGAGGATCTGGCCCGCGAGCGCGCCAAGGAACTGTTCGGCGCGGCATTCGCCAACGTCCAGCCGCACTCGGGCGCCCAAGCCAATCAGGCCGTCTTCTTCACCCTGCTGCAGCCGGGCGATACCTTCCTGGGCATGGATCTGGCGTGCGGCGGTCACCTGACCCACGGCTCGCCGGCCAACCAGTCGGGCAAGTGGTTCCGCCCCGTGACCTACAAGGTCAGCGAAGACACCCATCTGATCGACTATGACCACGTCGCCGAGATGGCCGAGCGCGAGAAGCCCAAGCTGATCCTCGCCGGCGCCTCGGCCTACAGCCGTCACATCGACTTCAAGCGCTTCCGCGAGATCGCGGATTCGGTCGGTGCATACCTGATGGTGGACATGGCCCACTATGCGGGCCTGATCGCGGGCGGCGTCTATCCGGACCCGATCCCGCACGCCGACGTGGTCACCACCACCACCCACAAGACCCTGCGTGGTCCGCGTGGCGGCATGATCCTGTCGCGCGACGCCGACCTCGGCAAGAAGATCAACTCGGCCGTCTTCCCGGGCCTGCAAGGCGGCCCGCTGGAGCATGTCATCGCCGCCAAGGCCGTCGCCTTCGGTGAAGCGCTCAAGCCCGAGTTCAAGCTCTACGCCCAACAGGTCGTCAAGAACGCCCAGGCCCTGTCCGCGGTCCTGATCGACCGCGGTCTGGCCATCGTCTCGGGCGGCACCGACAGCCACCTGATGCTGGTCGACCTGCGTCCCAAGGGCGTCACCGGCAAGGCCACCGAGCACGAGCTCGAAAAGGCGCTGATGACCTGCAACAAGAACGGCGTGCCGTTCGACACCGCGCCGTTCACCATCACCTCGGGCGTCCGTCTGGGCACGCCGGCCGGCACCACGCGCGGCTTCGGTGAAGCGGAGTTCCAGCAGATCGGCCACTGGATCGCCGATGTCGTCTCCTCGATGAACGGCGGCGATGAAGCCGATCCCGCCGTGGTCGCGGCCGTCGCGGCGCAGGTGCGTGAGCTCACGCACCGCTTCCCGATTTACGGATAA
- a CDS encoding DUF177 domain-containing protein — translation MSASELPYSEPVRLHRIGAGVKRTLTPDAAAIRRIIKALDLASLDLFEADVELVPTAAGWSLTGRLRARLAQTCGITLEPLPLEIDDRFSVQLAEPVEEDSEEIVITLEDESPDVVEDGQIDLGQYVVEQLALRLDPFPRKPGAEFVQPPEPAEISPFAVLKGLRSSDEG, via the coding sequence ATGAGCGCGTCCGAACTGCCCTATAGCGAGCCTGTCCGCCTGCATCGGATCGGCGCGGGCGTGAAACGCACCCTGACGCCTGACGCCGCTGCGATCCGCCGGATCATCAAGGCGCTCGATCTGGCCTCGCTGGATCTGTTCGAGGCCGATGTCGAGTTGGTCCCGACGGCGGCGGGCTGGTCGCTGACCGGGCGACTGCGCGCGCGGTTGGCCCAGACCTGCGGAATCACGCTGGAGCCGCTGCCGCTGGAGATCGATGACCGCTTCAGCGTGCAACTGGCGGAGCCGGTCGAGGAGGACAGCGAGGAGATCGTGATCACCCTCGAGGACGAATCGCCGGACGTGGTCGAGGATGGCCAGATCGATCTCGGTCAGTACGTCGTGGAGCAGCTGGCGCTGCGACTGGACCCTTTCCCGCGCAAGCCGGGCGCCGAATTCGTACAGCCGCCCGAGCCCGCTGAAATCTCGCCTTTCGCCGTGCTGAAGGGCCTGCGCTCGTCCGACGAAGGTTGA
- the ribB gene encoding 3,4-dihydroxy-2-butanone-4-phosphate synthase, whose amino-acid sequence MMQLAANMNDSPISPIEDILEDARNGKPYILVDAEDRENEGDIIIPAQFATPDQINFMIKQARGLVCLALTGDRARQLRLPPMAADNRESMKTAFTVSIEAKDGVTTGISAADRSRTIQVATDPTRGVDDIVTPGHIFPLVARDGGVLVRAGHTEASVDISRMAGLTPAAVICEIIKDDGEMARMPDLVAFAQLHGLKIGTIADLIAYRRRTERFVERVMDTPFESVHGGPFRLMLYRNTIEGNEHVALVHGKIEPGKPTLVRMHQVDFAADLLGHVEARQGYIPNALKAISDHNGAGVTVFLRDPDLQGLAERLAGVEKPRAVDRSLKNYGVGAQILLDLGVRDMIVMSSTRPNPTALEGYGLRIVGWRDMDGEDQS is encoded by the coding sequence ATGATGCAATTGGCGGCCAATATGAACGACAGCCCGATCAGCCCCATCGAGGACATCCTCGAGGACGCCCGCAACGGCAAGCCCTACATCCTCGTCGACGCCGAGGATCGTGAGAACGAGGGCGACATCATCATTCCGGCCCAGTTCGCCACGCCGGACCAGATCAACTTCATGATCAAACAGGCGCGCGGACTCGTCTGTCTGGCCCTGACCGGCGACCGCGCCCGCCAGCTGCGCCTGCCGCCGATGGCCGCCGACAACCGCGAGAGCATGAAGACCGCCTTCACCGTCTCGATCGAGGCGAAGGACGGCGTCACGACCGGCATCTCCGCCGCGGACCGCTCGCGCACCATCCAGGTCGCCACCGACCCGACCAGGGGCGTCGACGACATCGTCACCCCCGGCCACATCTTCCCGCTGGTCGCCCGCGACGGCGGCGTGCTGGTCCGCGCCGGGCACACCGAGGCGTCGGTGGACATCAGCCGCATGGCCGGCCTGACCCCGGCCGCCGTGATCTGCGAGATCATCAAGGACGACGGTGAAATGGCCCGCATGCCGGACCTCGTCGCCTTCGCCCAGCTGCACGGCCTCAAGATCGGCACCATCGCCGACCTGATCGCCTACCGCCGTCGTACCGAGCGCTTCGTCGAGCGGGTGATGGATACGCCGTTCGAGAGCGTCCATGGTGGTCCGTTCCGCCTGATGCTGTACCGGAACACCATTGAGGGGAACGAGCACGTCGCCCTGGTTCACGGCAAGATCGAACCGGGAAAGCCGACCCTCGTGCGCATGCACCAGGTCGATTTCGCCGCCGACCTGCTGGGTCACGTCGAGGCGCGTCAGGGCTACATCCCGAACGCGCTCAAGGCGATCAGCGACCATAACGGCGCGGGCGTCACCGTCTTCCTGCGGGATCCGGACCTGCAGGGTCTGGCCGAGCGTCTGGCGGGCGTCGAGAAGCCCAGGGCCGTGGACCGCTCGCTGAAGAACTACGGCGTCGGCGCCCAGATCCTGCTGGACCTCGGGGTCCGGGACATGATCGTGATGAGCTCGACCCGCCCCAATCCCACCGCGCTTGAGGGCTACGGCCTGCGCATCGTCGGCTGGCGCGACATGGACGGAGAAGACCAATCGTAA
- a CDS encoding sodium-translocating pyrophosphatase, translating into MSNYLWLVIAAGGLGILYGAIQTAALMKAPTGNDRMREIAAAIQEGASAYLRRQYVTIGMVGVVILIAAYLLIGAWAAIGFLIGAVLSGAAGFAGMLISVRANVRTAQAASEGLSKGLDLAFRSGAITGMFVAGGALLGVAGYYAFLTEGMGLENTGREVIDGLVALGFGASLISIFARLGGGIFTKGADVGGDMVGKVEAGIPEDDPRNAATIADNVGDNVGDCAGMAADLFETYAVSTVATMVLAAIFFRGTDYVGAMMLLPLAICAICIVTSIIGSFFVRLGKSQNIMGALYQGLIVTGVLSIGAVWWIIDTIAPATVTTSGGLVITSMQLFWSGVVGLVVTAAIVVITEYYTGSNFRPVRSVANASVSGHGTNVIQGLAVSLEATALPALAIIVGIVVSFQLAGLFGIAIATTTMLGVAGMIVALDAFGPVTDNAGGIAEMAGLPPEVRHSTDALDAVGNTTKAVTKGYAIGSAGLGALVLFAAYTEDLKYFAAEALPGSFFEGLGTVAFDLTNPYVVVGLLFGGLLPFLFGGMSMTAVGRAAESVVAEVRRQFRENPGIMTGQVKPEYGKAVDILTSAAIKEMIVPSLLPVLSPIVLFTVILFIQPDKANAFAALGAMLMGVIVTGLFVAISMTSGGGAWDNAKKVIEEGFTDKNGVVHGKGSEAHKAAVTGDTVGDPYKDTSGPAVNPMIKITNIVALLLLAVLASGTIG; encoded by the coding sequence ATGTCTAACTATCTGTGGCTTGTCATAGCCGCAGGCGGTCTGGGGATTCTCTACGGAGCAATCCAGACGGCCGCCTTGATGAAAGCTCCCACCGGCAACGACCGCATGCGCGAAATCGCGGCGGCCATCCAGGAAGGGGCCTCCGCCTATCTGCGTCGCCAGTACGTGACCATCGGCATGGTCGGCGTCGTCATTCTGATCGCCGCATACCTGCTGATCGGCGCGTGGGCCGCCATCGGCTTCCTGATCGGCGCCGTGCTTTCGGGCGCGGCCGGTTTCGCCGGCATGCTGATCTCGGTCCGCGCCAACGTCCGGACGGCGCAAGCCGCCTCGGAAGGCCTGTCAAAGGGCCTGGACCTCGCCTTCCGCTCGGGCGCCATCACCGGCATGTTCGTGGCGGGCGGAGCCCTGCTGGGCGTCGCGGGCTACTACGCCTTCCTGACGGAGGGCATGGGGCTTGAGAACACCGGGCGTGAGGTCATCGACGGTCTTGTCGCCCTGGGCTTCGGCGCCTCGCTGATCTCCATCTTCGCCCGTCTGGGCGGCGGCATCTTCACCAAGGGCGCCGACGTCGGCGGCGACATGGTGGGCAAGGTCGAGGCCGGTATTCCTGAGGACGACCCCCGCAACGCCGCCACCATCGCCGACAACGTGGGCGACAATGTCGGCGACTGCGCCGGCATGGCCGCCGACCTGTTCGAGACCTACGCCGTCTCGACCGTGGCGACGATGGTGCTGGCCGCCATCTTCTTCCGCGGGACGGACTATGTCGGGGCGATGATGCTGCTGCCGCTGGCCATCTGCGCCATCTGCATCGTCACCTCGATCATCGGCAGCTTCTTCGTTCGTCTGGGCAAGAGCCAGAACATCATGGGCGCCCTGTATCAGGGCCTGATCGTCACCGGCGTGCTGTCCATCGGCGCCGTCTGGTGGATCATCGACACCATCGCCCCGGCAACGGTCACGACGTCGGGCGGGCTGGTCATCACCTCCATGCAGCTGTTCTGGTCCGGCGTGGTCGGTCTGGTGGTCACCGCGGCGATCGTAGTCATCACCGAGTACTATACGGGCTCGAACTTCCGGCCGGTGCGGTCGGTAGCCAACGCCTCGGTCTCGGGCCACGGCACCAATGTGATTCAGGGGCTGGCCGTCTCGCTGGAGGCCACCGCGCTCCCGGCGCTGGCGATCATCGTCGGCATCGTGGTCAGCTTCCAGCTGGCCGGTCTGTTCGGCATCGCCATCGCCACCACGACCATGCTGGGCGTGGCGGGGATGATCGTGGCGCTGGACGCCTTCGGTCCGGTCACCGACAACGCCGGCGGCATCGCCGAGATGGCCGGGCTTCCGCCGGAAGTCCGTCACTCCACCGACGCGCTGGACGCCGTGGGCAACACCACAAAGGCCGTGACCAAGGGTTATGCCATCGGTTCGGCCGGTCTGGGCGCTCTGGTGCTGTTCGCCGCCTACACCGAAGACCTGAAGTATTTCGCGGCGGAAGCCCTGCCGGGAAGCTTCTTCGAAGGTCTGGGCACGGTCGCCTTCGACCTGACCAACCCCTACGTCGTGGTCGGCCTGCTGTTCGGGGGGCTGCTGCCCTTCCTGTTCGGCGGCATGTCCATGACCGCGGTCGGTCGCGCGGCGGAATCGGTCGTGGCCGAGGTGCGCCGTCAGTTCCGTGAGAACCCGGGCATCATGACCGGGCAGGTCAAGCCGGAGTACGGCAAGGCCGTCGATATCCTGACCAGCGCGGCGATCAAGGAGATGATCGTGCCGTCGCTGCTGCCGGTGCTGTCGCCGATCGTGCTGTTCACGGTCATCCTGTTCATCCAGCCGGACAAGGCCAACGCCTTCGCCGCCCTGGGCGCCATGCTGATGGGCGTGATCGTGACCGGCCTGTTCGTGGCCATCTCGATGACCTCCGGCGGCGGGGCGTGGGACAACGCCAAGAAGGTCATTGAAGAGGGCTTCACCGACAAGAACGGCGTCGTCCACGGCAAGGGCTCCGAGGCGCACAAGGCCGCGGTGACCGGCGACACGGTCGGCGATCCCTACAAGGATACGTCCGGCCCGGCGGTGAACCCGATGATCAAGATCACCAACATCGTCGCCCTGCTTCTGCTGGCGGTGCTGGCGAGCGGCACGATCGGCTGA
- the ribH gene encoding 6,7-dimethyl-8-ribityllumazine synthase, with product MLIVEARFYDELADALLDGAKDALRAQGVEFDVVSVPGALEVPTVIAMAEEAGRFPTAPRYDGYVALGTVIRGETYHFEIVSDQSAAGITQLGLKGVAIGNGILTTEDEDQAWARARRSEGDKGGGAARACLDLIALRKRLRVGLGA from the coding sequence GTGCTCATCGTTGAGGCGCGCTTCTATGATGAACTGGCCGACGCCCTGCTGGACGGGGCGAAGGACGCCCTGCGCGCGCAAGGCGTCGAATTCGACGTGGTTTCGGTTCCGGGCGCGCTGGAAGTGCCGACCGTGATCGCCATGGCCGAGGAAGCCGGGCGTTTCCCGACCGCGCCGCGCTATGACGGCTATGTCGCGCTGGGCACGGTCATCCGCGGCGAGACCTATCATTTCGAGATCGTCTCGGATCAGTCGGCCGCCGGAATCACCCAACTGGGCCTCAAGGGCGTGGCCATCGGCAACGGCATCCTGACCACCGAAGACGAGGATCAGGCCTGGGCGCGCGCCCGCCGCAGCGAGGGCGACAAGGGGGGCGGCGCCGCCCGCGCCTGCCTGGACCTCATTGCCTTGCGCAAGCGCCTGCGCGTAGGACTGGGCGCGTGA